One window of Bacteroides sp. AN502(2024) genomic DNA carries:
- a CDS encoding cell division protein FtsX, producing the protein MGNQKKYKSGSIFDMQFITSSISTTLVLLLLGLVVFFVLTAHNLSVYVRENISFSVLISDDMKEADILKLQKKLNQEPFVKQSEYISKKQALKEQTEAMGTDPEDFLGYNPFTASIEIKLHSDYANSDSIAKIEKMITKNTNIQDVLYRKELIDAVNDNIRNISLVLLALAVVLTFISFALINNTIRLAIYSKRFLIHTMKLVGASWGFIRGPFLRKNVWSGILAAIVADSVLMGTAYWAVTYEQELLQVITPGVMLIVCASVLAFGIVITWLCAYFSMNKYLRMKANSLYYI; encoded by the coding sequence TTAGGGCTGGTTGTCTTTTTCGTATTGACGGCGCACAATCTTTCTGTATACGTCCGCGAGAATATCAGTTTCTCCGTTCTTATCAGTGACGATATGAAAGAGGCGGATATACTGAAACTTCAGAAGAAACTGAATCAGGAACCTTTCGTGAAACAATCCGAATACATCTCTAAAAAACAAGCATTGAAAGAGCAGACGGAGGCGATGGGAACCGACCCGGAAGATTTTCTGGGCTATAACCCCTTTACCGCTTCTATCGAAATCAAGCTCCATTCCGACTATGCTAATTCCGACAGCATTGCGAAGATAGAGAAAATGATTACAAAGAATACCAACATACAAGATGTGCTCTATCGAAAGGAACTGATTGACGCGGTGAATGACAATATACGAAATATCAGTCTGGTGCTACTCGCTCTGGCAGTGGTGCTCACATTTATTTCTTTTGCCTTGATAAACAATACGATAAGGTTGGCCATCTACTCGAAACGCTTCCTCATTCATACGATGAAACTGGTGGGGGCGAGTTGGGGATTCATCCGGGGACCATTCCTTCGAAAGAATGTATGGAGCGGAATACTGGCAGCCATCGTTGCCGATTCCGTATTGATGGGAACCGCCTATTGGGCAGTGACGTATGAACAGGAATTGCTTCAGGTCATCACGCCCGGAGTCATGTTGATTGTCTGTGCAAGTGTATTGGCTTTTGGAATTGTAATAACGTGGCTATGTGCTTATTTCTCCATGAATAAATATTTGAGAATGAAAGCCAACAGTCTGTACTATATTTAG